The DNA sequence AACCCACCGCCGCTGCCCTCCAACTCACCTACCCGCCCCGCACCTATCAAACCACCGCCCCTCAACTCTTCTTCATCGGTAGCGCCCCGCCCCAAGGCGAAGTCCTGATTAATAACACTCCCATTCGCCGCAGTCCTGCCGGACATTTCGCCCCCAGTCTCCCCCTCAACCTCGGCGAAAATCGCTTTACTGTCCGCTACGGCAACCAAGAAATTCAAGTTACCGTCACGCGCAACAGCGGACAGCCAGAAACGCCCCAAGGGGTCACTTTTGCCCCAGACTCGCTTTTTCCTGCCTCAGACCTCGCCAAACTGCCCGGAGAAGCAATTTGTTTTAGCGCGATCGCGCCCCAAAATTCTGCCGTTTCCGTCCGCCTCGGCAACCTCACCCTTCCCCTCGCCCCCCAAAGCGCCGTTCAACTTCCGCCCAATTCTGCCGTCCTCAACGCCCAAAATCAACCCGCCCCCCTCGACGCAACGCCTTACCAAGGTTGCGCCACCGCCAACGCCGCCGCCGCCCTCGGCAAACCCACCTACGAACTCAACCTCAACGGTAAAACCCTCTCCCAGCAAGCCCCCGGTAGCGTGACGATTCTTTCCCCCGTGCAACTCGAAGTCGTGGAAGTTACCGCCGATGCGGGCGTAGCGCGAACCGGCCCCAGTACCGACCATTCGCGCCTCACGCCCCTCCCCAAAGGCACTCGCGCCGCCGTTACCGGACGCGAAGGGGAATGGTTGCGCCTCGATTACGGCGGCTGGATTAAGCAAAGCGAAACGCGCCTTATACCGGGGGCGGTTCCGCCTCAAGCAACGATTCGCAGCGTTTTTTCGCGGCAGGTTGAGGGTGCGACAGAAGTTCGGTTTCCGCTGACGGTTCCGGTTCCCCTCGCCGTGCAACAGGGCGATAGTACCTTTACTTTGACGCTTTACGATACCACCGCACAAACCGATACGATTCCCTTCAACGATAATCCCTTGGTGCGGCGTTTGGATTGGCGGCAAGTTTCGCCGGCAGTTGTGGAATATACGTTTAACCTCAAAAGCGATCGACAATGGGGTTACGATTTGCGGTACGAGGGGACAACTTTGGTGTTATCCTTGCGCCATCCTCCTAAACTGAGCAGCGATCGCGCTTTGCCGTTGCAAGGATTGCCGATTGTCGTCGATGCGGGACACGGCGGCAACGAATCGGGGGCATCCGGGCCGACGGGATATTTAGAGAAGGATGTTAATTTAGCCGTTTCCAAGCTGTTGCAGCAGGAGTTAGAGCGGCGCGGTGCTAAGGTTTATATGACGCGAGACAGCGATGTTGATGTATCTCTGCAAGATCGCGTCGCTGAAATTAATCGCCTCAAACCCGCTATTTCTCTTTCCGTCCATTACAATGCGCTGCCCGATGGCGGCAATGCAGAAAATACGCAGGGAATTGGAATGTTTTGGTATAATCCCCAAGCTCACAGTTTGGCGGTTTTTTTACATAATTATTTAGTAGAAAAGTTAAATCGTCCGTCCTACGGGGTTTTTTGGAATAACCTGGCGCTGACGCGACCCCATACTACGCCTGCGATACTGATGGAGTTAGGGTTTATGATTAACCCGTGGGAGTTTGAATGGATTACGAATCCGGGGGAACAAGAACGTTTGGCTGCGGCGATCGCGGATGGGGTTGTGGCTTGGTTTGAGGGAGAACGTTAGGAGTTAGAGTTGGCACTTTCTGCGGGGGCAGGAATGCGATCGCGACATTCGAGATTCAAGTTGCGATCGCCAAACGGCGCATCGACAAAATCGCAATGATGGGGACGTTCGCTATCGGGATAGCGATGGGGATGGAAAAATTGACAGCTTAGGCACATCTGCGCGATCGGAATTTTTCCCGCTTCTTGCAAGTTACGAACGATTTTAATCAGTCCTTGTAAAAATATAGTTTGCTCGAATTCAGAAAGTTCGCCGACAGCTTGAAGCAAAACATCCGGCCAACAAGCCGTTTCTCGGGCGACGGTTTCGCCGGGAGGAGTCAGGGTAATTGCGATCGCGCGCCGATCTCGAGGCGATCGCGTTTTTTGCACTAACCCCTTTTCCTCCAACACTCGCACCGCATCGCTTGCCGTCGCCGCAGTCACCGCCAAACCCGCCGCCACTTCCGACAACCGCATTCCCTCACTCCCGCTAGTTTGCAGCAGCGATAAAATCTGAATTTGAGTCGGAGACAGTCCGAGTTGTCCGGCTTCTTGCCACGATTGACTTTTGAGCGCCAAACTGACTTTAGACAGTCCGACTAAAATGCGTTCCACTGTCGCATCGCTCGCTGTTTCCCCCTCTTTCCCACTCATAGACCCCAATCAATTGGACATTAAAGCCAATGTCTGGGGTAACGGCGGCCCGGTGCTGTGTTATTGAATACAAAAGTCCATAAAACCATAATCGTAGAGCCGACAAACACCGGAGTTAATAAAAAACTCCAAGACGCATGACTCATCACGCCCACCAATGCAACCGCACCGCCGGGAGGATGCACCGTGCGGGTGAGTTTCATCATCTTAATCGTCGTTGCGACTGCCAAACCCATCACCCAAGGTTCTGACCCAAACGCTTGTACTAATGCGACGCTCACGAGCGCACCCATGCAATTGCCGCCAATCACATTTCGAGGCTGCGCCAGAGGACTATCGGGGATTCCATACACCAAAACGGCAGTCGCGCCGAACGGGGCTGCAATCAAAGGATAGTGCGTAAACACCGACAGATAAGCTAGCACTTCAATACCAATCAAGCTTCCTACCCAAGAGAGGAGTCCTTGGGCAAAGGAAAATTGGGGCTGATAGGCGCGCCCCCGACGATGAGATTTGCGCGCGCTGACGATTATACGTCGGTAGGCGTTTACATCTTTTAAAAGCTTGGTTCGTTGCTTTCTCAAAACGACCATTTTTATTTAGGAGTCCTAACTATTTAGTTTGAAGGAAAGGTAACGCGATCGTGCCATCCCTGTCAACCGCTAGGCTGAAGCTGTCCCACCCGCAAGCTACAATAAACCTTTGGAAAGTCTGCTGACGGAGGATTGAAAGTTTGACGACTCGCGTAATTATCGTGCGCCACGGCCAAAGCACCTACAACGCCCAACAAATGATTCAGGGGCGTTGCGACGAATCGGTTTTAACCGAAAAAGGTTGCAACGATGCTCGAATTGTGGGCGAAACGCTTGCCAATCTCAAGTTCGATGCGATATATCACAGCCCGCTGCAACGGGCGGCACAAACCGCAGAAATCATCCATCGCTGTTTGGACAATCCTCCGGCTTTAACGGCATCGTCGCTATTGTTGGAAATCGATTTGCCCTTGTGGGAAAAACTGAATAAAAAAGATGCGGCAACGCAACACGCAGACGCTTACCGCAAATGGAAAAATCTCCCTCACGAATTCAGCATGACGCTAGAAGCGGGCGAATATTTTCCGGTACTCTCGCTTTACAAACAGGCGCAAGAATTTTGGCAGGAAATGCTCGCTCGGCATCAAGGTGAAACCGTGCTGATTGTCGCGCATAATGGCATTAACCGCTGTTTGCTGATGAGCGCGATCGGCATCCCGGTAGAGCGCTACCATACCATTCAACAGTCGAATTGTTGCATTAATGTTCTCAATTTTAGTGGCAGCCTCGGAGATTCAGTACAACTCGAATCGCTCAACCAAACCGCGCATATGGGCGTTAAAATTCCGCCCCCGCGTCCGCCGCAGACAAAAGTACGTTTGTTATTAGTTCGCCACGGAGAAACGCAATGGAATCGCGAATCTCGCTTTCAAGGAACGATTGATGTTCCGCTAAACGAACGCGGGCGAGAACAAGCGCAGAAAGCCGCCGAATTTTTGCAGGATGTTGGGTTTAACTTTGCCCTCAGCAGTCCGATGGCGCGTCCGAAAGAAACAGCAGAAATTATTCTCAGTCGCCATCCGGAAGTAACGTTAGCGCTCGAACCACAGTTTGAAGAGATCGGTCACGGACTGTGGGAAGGTAAATTAGAGACGGAAATCGAAGCCGCCTTTCCGGGTTTGTTGCACCAGTGGAAAATTCATCCGGAGACGGTACAAATGCCCGAAGGAGAAAATTTGCAGCAGGTTTGGGATCGCGCGATCGCGGCTTGGAATAATATTGTTAAAACCTTATCCGAATCCGAGGAATCGACGGTGGGTTTAGTCGTCGCCCACGATGCAATTAATAAGGTACTTCTTTGTTACCTTCTCGGACTGCAACCGGCAGATATTTGGACGATAAAACAAGGGAATGGGGCGGTAAGTGTTATCGATTACCCCAGCGGTACTGAAGGATTGCCCGTACTCCAAGCCATTAATATTACCTCCCACTTAGGTGGAATTCTTGATAATACGGCAGCGGGAGCTTTGTAATTTAATGGACAATTTAGGATAGACAATTGATAATGGAGAAAGAGAAGGAACTTTTTTACCTTCGATAAAAGAATATTTCTTCGTTTAGTTCGGATATTGCAGATGAATTAAGGTGAGGCGTAGGGAGTGGGTTAATTTGATAGACCTCTCCCTCTTTTCGTCTTGTGTCTGCCTGTCGCGAAAACGTCTTTACAGCATTCTATCGAGCAGAACTGCCTACCCTACCATGCGAGCGATGAAGATTTCACAGAAAAAAATTTTGGGTATCACGCTTTTAATACTGTGCGCCGGTGCAGCGCTCGACACGCATAAAGTTCGGGCAGGAGACATCGTTCCGGCGAACGATGACGTTAATACGCAGGTTACAGTGGATGGTAATCTTTTTCAAATTAGCGGCGGCAAACTTTCCGGCGACGGTCGCAATTTATTCCAAAGTTTCCAACAGTTTGGACTGGATGCTAACCAAGTTGCTAATTTTCTTTCTAACCCACAAATTCACAATATCTTAGGGCGCGTCGTCGGCGGCGACGCTTCCATTATTAATGGCTTAATTCAAGTTACTGGGGGCAATTCTAACCTCTATTTAATGAATCCCGCCGGTATTATTTTTGGGCAGGGCGCGAGTTTAAATGTTCCGGGAGATTTCTTCGCCACGACCGCAACCGGAATTGGTTTTAATGGAGCCTGGTTTAATGCCTTTGGCCCTAATTCCTATCAAAATTTAATCGGCAATCCGGGGCAATTTGCTTTTGATAGCTCACAAGTTAGCGCAATTGTCAATAGCGGCAATTTAAGTGTTGGTTCGGGACGAAATTTGACCTTGCTGGGCGGAAATATTGTTAATACGGGAACGGCGATCGCTGCGGGGGGCGCGATTACCCTGGCTGCGGTTCCCGGCAGCAGTACAATTCATATTTCGCAACCGGGAAGTTTGCTAGCCTTGGATATCGAGCCGCCTCGGGATAACAACGGACAAATTCTGCCGTTTTCGGCGCGCGATTTGCCGCAATTGCTGGTGGGTGCAGGCGTTGAAACGGGGCTGCAAGTTAAAGCCGATGGAAGCGTGCAAACCCTGGCGGGGAGGACTGTTTCGGTAGCAGGAGGCGCGACAACGGTTAGCGGCGCGATCGCGGCATCCTCTTCCACCGGGGCGGGCGGGCAGATTGCGGTAATTGGCGATCGCGTTGCCCTGTTAGACGCAACCCTCAATGCTTCTGGGCGTACCGGCGGCGGCAATATCCGCATCGGCGGCGACTATCAAGGCGGCGGCACAATTCCCAACGCTAACCTCGTTCAAATTAATCGCAATTCCAGTTTAAACGCCGATAGTTTAACCACCGGAAACGGCGGACGAGTCATCGTTTGGGCGAACGGGACGACGCAGTTTTTCGGCAATATTAGCGCGCGCGGCGGGGCTTTATCCGGTAATGGCGGCTTTGTCGAAGTGTCCGGCTTAAAAAACCTCGACTATCGCGGACAAGTCAATACTTTAGCTCCCTTCGGCAGCACCGGAACGCTTTTGCTCGATCCGACCGATATCATCGTCACTGATTCCGGGCCGTTTAACTTTAACAATTTGGCTGATGTTAACGACTTTTCCGATCCCGATCCTTCAGCACCACCTCCAAATCGTCCAACGCTTGATGTCTCGCTCCTGAACAATGCGACCAGCAATGTTATCTTACAAGCGACGAACGATATCCTCTTTGAGGCTACCGTGCAGATGACGAATCAGGGTGTGGGGTTAACGGCACAAGCAGGCAGAAATATCTCGCTGAGACAGAATATTACGACGAGTCGCGGCAATGTCGAGCTAACTGCCGATGCGGATAACAACGGTAGCGGCGGTATTGAGTTGATTGGGGGTGCAACTATCGACACTCAAGGGGGAAATATTGAGTTGAGCGGTAGCGGAATCGATATCCGTCCGGGAGGAACCTTGCGAAGCGGTGGCGGAGAGATATCGTTAACTGCCGGTCAAGGAGGCCTTCGCGCTGGTGACATCAACTCGAGTTCGACTTCGGGTAATGGCGGAAATATCATTCTCGGTAGTGCTGGAGGGCGTATAGATGCGGGAGACCTGGACGCTTCCGGCGTTACAAATGGCGGCGGTATTACAGCGAGGGCGGCTACAGACATTAGCCTCGGTCGGCTAGATGCCAGCGGCGAGAGTGGTAACGGCGGTAATGTCGATCTCGGTAGTGCTGGAGGGCGTATAGATGCGGGAGACCTGGACGCTTCCGGCGGTACAAATGGCGGCGGTATTACAGCGAACGCTGCTAAAGACCTTCGGCTCGGTCGGCTAGATGCCAGCAGCGAGAGTGGTAACGGCGGCAATGTCGATCTCGGTAGTGCTGGAGGGCGTATAGATGCGGGAAACCTGGACGCTTCCGGCGGTACAAATGGCGGCGGTATTACAGCGAGGGCGGCTACAGACGTTAGCCTCGGTCGGCTAGATGCCAGCGGCGAAAGTGGTAACGGCGGCAATGTCGATCTCGGTAGTGCCGAAGGGCGTATAGATGCGGGAGACCTGGACTCTTCCGGCGGTACAAATGGCGGCGGTATTATAGTCAGTGCTGCTAGAGACCTTCGGCTCGGTCAACTGGATGCTAGTGGCGCTAGCGGTGGTGGCGGTCTTATCATTCTCGATAGTGCCGAAGGGCGTATAGATGCGGGAAACCTTGACGCTTCCGGCGGTACGGATGGCGGCGATATTATAGCAAATGCGGCTAGAGGGATTCGGCTCGGTCAGCTTGATGCCAGCGGCGCTAGCGGTAACGGCGGTAATGTCGATCTCGAAACGCCCGACAACATTTTCACGAGTTGGATTAACGCGCAAGGCGGGACGGAGGGCGGCACTGTCCATATCGACACCGAACGATTTTTCCGCGCTACGGATACTTTTACGGCAGCAGATGGAAGTTCTGCAAGTATTTCGACAATTGGAGGCAGCGGCGGTCAAATTCGCATCGAACACAGGGGGATTGCAGCTTTTACGGTAGGGGACGCTAGCACTAATGGAACTCGAGGTGCAATAACAACGGGAAGTTCGCGCATTAACCCGGGTGAGTCTTTCCGCTCCAACGTCTCGCGGGGGAATATCGGAGTTGATTCTTCTGACAGCAATTTCAAGCCTGATGATTTTTACGCCAACAAAGTCGATCGCGATGACTCGATGCCACATCCTCATGAGGATGATAGAGATCTAAACCATGAGCGAGAAAGACCGAATCCGGAGGAAATAGAGCAAGCGCGGGGAAGCGGTGCGGAACCCATTCAAATTAGAGAGGTGGCGGCTTTTGATGGCGAATTTAGCAATGAGTTTGAAGATTACTTCGATCTCCCCAATCCTGTCCCACAAGTCAGCCCGGAGCAATCTCGCGAGAACTTGCGAGAAGTTGAGGCTTTAACGGGGTCTAAACCGGCAATTATCTATGCCGTTTTTGTGCCTTCAGGAGGTTCTGGGGACAAAGACTTAGGGTCGAGTTCTGAGCGAAGGAATTCCCGGGCGGACAGCGATCGCTTAGAACTCGTACTCGTTACGAGTTCGGGAACTCCCGTTCGGCATCGGCTCGAGGTAACGCGCGAGCAAGTTATTAAAGTAGCAAACAGCTTTCGCGCGGGTATTACTAATCCCTCGCGCCGCACCGCCTATCTCGCGCCGGGGCAGCAACTTTATCAATGGCTCGTAGCTCCCCTAGAAGCCGATCTTCAAACGAACAAGATTACTAACTTATCATTTATTGTCGATACGGGTTTGCGCTCCCTTCCTTTTGCGGCGTTGCATGACGGAAGCAAGTTTCTGATCGAACGCTACAGCGTCAGTTTACTGCCCAGCCTCGCGCTCAGCGATCTGAGCTATACCGATCTTAAAGACCGTTCGGTACTGGCGATGGGAGCTTCAACTTTCGCGGATCAATCGCCTTTGCCTGCTGTTCCGACTGAGGTTAATGCGATCGCGAAGCAACTGTGGCGGGGTAATACTTTGCTGAACTCTCAGTTTACTTTAGCGAACTTGCAAGAAGCGCGATCGCAAACTCCCTACGGTATTATTCATCTTGCCACTCACGGCGAATTTAAATCTGGAAAGCCTTCTAATTCTTACATTCAGTTCTGGGACGCAAAACTCACCCTCGATCGCCTGCGCGCCTTGCGTTGGAACGATCCGCCTGTCGAACTGCTGGTTTTAAGCGCCTGTCGAACCGCTTTGGGCGATGAGGAAGCAGAACTCGGATTTGCGGGTTTAACGGTCTTAGCAGGCGTTAAAACTGCGTTAGGCAGTCTGTGGTATGTCAGCGATGAAGGAACGCTGGGATTGATGACGAGCTTCTACGAGAAATTGAAAGAAGCCCCGATTCGAGCCGAAGCCTTGCGGCAAGCGCAGATTGCGATGCTGAGGGGCGAGACGACGGTTAAGGACGGGCAGTTAGTTACGCCGGGAGGAAGTTTTCCGTTACCTTCGACGAACGGGGATTTGAGCGATCGCAATTTTAGCCATCCTTATTTTTGGAGTGCCTTTACGATGATTGGCAGTCCGTTTTAATAATGGATAATGGATGATGAATAATGAATAATGGGGAATTAATAATTGATAATTGATAATGGATAATGGATAATGGGGAATTCGGTAGCAGGGGATAATTGATGAGAGTTTAATCCTTTAAATTGGCAAATAATTGCAAAACCTTTTGCCAAGCATCGGTAGCCGCTTCGGGATTATAGCTGGCGCGGCGATCGCAGAAAAACCCATGATCCGCCCCCTCATAACGGAAGATTTGATGGGGTATTTCGTACTTTTGCAATTCCGCCTCGATTTGGTTAACCTCCAAGGCGGGAATGCTCGCATCTTCCATCCCAAAAAAGGCATAGAGCGTTCCTTGAATTTCCCGCGTGCGCGAAATCGTCGGTTCGCCACCACCGGGAGTTAGGGTAGCAATTCCCGCGCCGTAAAATGAAGCCGTTGCAGCAATATCGGGAAGCGTCGCAGCGAGATAGGCGACGTGACCGCCAAAACAGAAGCCAATACAGCCAAATTCCGCTTTTTTAACTTGGGGCAAACTTTTAAGGGTATCGATCGCGCCTTGGATATCTGCGAGCAATTCTGAAGCGCGGGTTTGTACCTTATACTTGCGACCGATTTCAATATCCTCCGACGTATAACCCACCTCGAATCCAGGGGCTTGGCGCTGATAGATAGCCGGTGCGATCGCGGCGTATCCTGCCGCCGCTAATCGGCGCGTCACGTCGCGAATATGATCGTTTACCCCAAAAATCTCCTGAACGACCACTACCCCCGGAAAAGTCCCTTCTCCGGACGGTAGCGCGAGGTAAGCATCCACCTCGATATCGCTGCTGCGGACTTTAATATTCTCTGTTTTAATCTCTCGATCGCTCATCGCAAACCCTCCCTATCTTGCTCAATCATTCGTAATTCGCGGTCATTGAGACTTCGGCGCAAGCGATCGCTACAAGTCAGTACGAGTTAGAAGATTCGGTAAGGTGGGCAGCGCCCACCCGCCAAAACATTTGGTGCGTTTAGAAACAGATGTTCGCGCTTCAAGTAGCGCGGTAACTTCGTCCCACTCAGTACGCTGAGTTTAAACTCGCCGAAGCACCATATCCTACGGGTAAAAGGCTAACTCCGGCAACCCTAACGTTTCCGGCCATCCCATCATAATGTTCAAGCATTGTACCGCTTGACCGGATTGACCTTTAATCAAGTTATCCAATGCCGACATAACAATAACGCGATCGGTGCGCATATCGACTTCGATGCCGATATAGCAAGCATTCGTGCCAACCGCCCATTTCGTCTGAGGGTACACCCCATTAGGAAG is a window from the Oscillatoria sp. FACHB-1406 genome containing:
- a CDS encoding MarR family winged helix-turn-helix transcriptional regulator, with amino-acid sequence MSGKEGETASDATVERILVGLSKVSLALKSQSWQEAGQLGLSPTQIQILSLLQTSGSEGMRLSEVAAGLAVTAATASDAVRVLEEKGLVQKTRSPRDRRAIAITLTPPGETVARETACWPDVLLQAVGELSEFEQTIFLQGLIKIVRNLQEAGKIPIAQMCLSCQFFHPHRYPDSERPHHCDFVDAPFGDRNLNLECRDRIPAPAESANSNS
- a CDS encoding CHAT domain-containing protein, yielding MKISQKKILGITLLILCAGAALDTHKVRAGDIVPANDDVNTQVTVDGNLFQISGGKLSGDGRNLFQSFQQFGLDANQVANFLSNPQIHNILGRVVGGDASIINGLIQVTGGNSNLYLMNPAGIIFGQGASLNVPGDFFATTATGIGFNGAWFNAFGPNSYQNLIGNPGQFAFDSSQVSAIVNSGNLSVGSGRNLTLLGGNIVNTGTAIAAGGAITLAAVPGSSTIHISQPGSLLALDIEPPRDNNGQILPFSARDLPQLLVGAGVETGLQVKADGSVQTLAGRTVSVAGGATTVSGAIAASSSTGAGGQIAVIGDRVALLDATLNASGRTGGGNIRIGGDYQGGGTIPNANLVQINRNSSLNADSLTTGNGGRVIVWANGTTQFFGNISARGGALSGNGGFVEVSGLKNLDYRGQVNTLAPFGSTGTLLLDPTDIIVTDSGPFNFNNLADVNDFSDPDPSAPPPNRPTLDVSLLNNATSNVILQATNDILFEATVQMTNQGVGLTAQAGRNISLRQNITTSRGNVELTADADNNGSGGIELIGGATIDTQGGNIELSGSGIDIRPGGTLRSGGGEISLTAGQGGLRAGDINSSSTSGNGGNIILGSAGGRIDAGDLDASGVTNGGGITARAATDISLGRLDASGESGNGGNVDLGSAGGRIDAGDLDASGGTNGGGITANAAKDLRLGRLDASSESGNGGNVDLGSAGGRIDAGNLDASGGTNGGGITARAATDVSLGRLDASGESGNGGNVDLGSAEGRIDAGDLDSSGGTNGGGIIVSAARDLRLGQLDASGASGGGGLIILDSAEGRIDAGNLDASGGTDGGDIIANAARGIRLGQLDASGASGNGGNVDLETPDNIFTSWINAQGGTEGGTVHIDTERFFRATDTFTAADGSSASISTIGGSGGQIRIEHRGIAAFTVGDASTNGTRGAITTGSSRINPGESFRSNVSRGNIGVDSSDSNFKPDDFYANKVDRDDSMPHPHEDDRDLNHERERPNPEEIEQARGSGAEPIQIREVAAFDGEFSNEFEDYFDLPNPVPQVSPEQSRENLREVEALTGSKPAIIYAVFVPSGGSGDKDLGSSSERRNSRADSDRLELVLVTSSGTPVRHRLEVTREQVIKVANSFRAGITNPSRRTAYLAPGQQLYQWLVAPLEADLQTNKITNLSFIVDTGLRSLPFAALHDGSKFLIERYSVSLLPSLALSDLSYTDLKDRSVLAMGASTFADQSPLPAVPTEVNAIAKQLWRGNTLLNSQFTLANLQEARSQTPYGIIHLATHGEFKSGKPSNSYIQFWDAKLTLDRLRALRWNDPPVELLVLSACRTALGDEEAELGFAGLTVLAGVKTALGSLWYVSDEGTLGLMTSFYEKLKEAPIRAEALRQAQIAMLRGETTVKDGQLVTPGGSFPLPSTNGDLSDRNFSHPYFWSAFTMIGSPF
- a CDS encoding N-acetylmuramoyl-L-alanine amidase; the encoded protein is MMRQSLDNLSLGAPRKAALCIALGMGLMFDPHLNANRAIAAPQPTAAALQLTYPPRTYQTTAPQLFFIGSAPPQGEVLINNTPIRRSPAGHFAPSLPLNLGENRFTVRYGNQEIQVTVTRNSGQPETPQGVTFAPDSLFPASDLAKLPGEAICFSAIAPQNSAVSVRLGNLTLPLAPQSAVQLPPNSAVLNAQNQPAPLDATPYQGCATANAAAALGKPTYELNLNGKTLSQQAPGSVTILSPVQLEVVEVTADAGVARTGPSTDHSRLTPLPKGTRAAVTGREGEWLRLDYGGWIKQSETRLIPGAVPPQATIRSVFSRQVEGATEVRFPLTVPVPLAVQQGDSTFTLTLYDTTAQTDTIPFNDNPLVRRLDWRQVSPAVVEYTFNLKSDRQWGYDLRYEGTTLVLSLRHPPKLSSDRALPLQGLPIVVDAGHGGNESGASGPTGYLEKDVNLAVSKLLQQELERRGAKVYMTRDSDVDVSLQDRVAEINRLKPAISLSVHYNALPDGGNAENTQGIGMFWYNPQAHSLAVFLHNYLVEKLNRPSYGVFWNNLALTRPHTTPAILMELGFMINPWEFEWITNPGEQERLAAAIADGVVAWFEGER
- a CDS encoding HPP family protein, producing the protein MVVLRKQRTKLLKDVNAYRRIIVSARKSHRRGRAYQPQFSFAQGLLSWVGSLIGIEVLAYLSVFTHYPLIAAPFGATAVLVYGIPDSPLAQPRNVIGGNCMGALVSVALVQAFGSEPWVMGLAVATTIKMMKLTRTVHPPGGAVALVGVMSHASWSFLLTPVFVGSTIMVLWTFVFNNTAPGRRYPRHWL
- a CDS encoding dienelactone hydrolase family protein, whose protein sequence is MSDREIKTENIKVRSSDIEVDAYLALPSGEGTFPGVVVVQEIFGVNDHIRDVTRRLAAAGYAAIAPAIYQRQAPGFEVGYTSEDIEIGRKYKVQTRASELLADIQGAIDTLKSLPQVKKAEFGCIGFCFGGHVAYLAATLPDIAATASFYGAGIATLTPGGGEPTISRTREIQGTLYAFFGMEDASIPALEVNQIEAELQKYEIPHQIFRYEGADHGFFCDRRASYNPEAATDAWQKVLQLFANLKD
- a CDS encoding histidine phosphatase family protein, with the protein product MTTRVIIVRHGQSTYNAQQMIQGRCDESVLTEKGCNDARIVGETLANLKFDAIYHSPLQRAAQTAEIIHRCLDNPPALTASSLLLEIDLPLWEKLNKKDAATQHADAYRKWKNLPHEFSMTLEAGEYFPVLSLYKQAQEFWQEMLARHQGETVLIVAHNGINRCLLMSAIGIPVERYHTIQQSNCCINVLNFSGSLGDSVQLESLNQTAHMGVKIPPPRPPQTKVRLLLVRHGETQWNRESRFQGTIDVPLNERGREQAQKAAEFLQDVGFNFALSSPMARPKETAEIILSRHPEVTLALEPQFEEIGHGLWEGKLETEIEAAFPGLLHQWKIHPETVQMPEGENLQQVWDRAIAAWNNIVKTLSESEESTVGLVVAHDAINKVLLCYLLGLQPADIWTIKQGNGAVSVIDYPSGTEGLPVLQAINITSHLGGILDNTAAGAL